A genomic segment from uncultured Desulfuromonas sp. encodes:
- a CDS encoding ferritin family protein — MTTQQGVCYTFEAALEMALTMEQRCFRAYLQAIRLVKDPSARLLLKDAALDEIAQKQRLEKALVEGGIDPEEHLQQSMPLMHLDDLLKQNELKEDANSRQALAYVIHLKKESLGFYDKLAKGCTGAPMAPIFQQLANDESLNLQKLEDLYETHFLTEN; from the coding sequence ATGACAACACAACAAGGGGTTTGTTACACATTTGAAGCGGCACTCGAAATGGCTCTAACCATGGAGCAACGTTGTTTTCGCGCTTACCTACAAGCCATTCGACTGGTGAAAGATCCTTCAGCGCGACTCCTTTTGAAAGACGCCGCTCTGGATGAAATTGCACAGAAACAGCGGCTTGAAAAAGCGCTTGTCGAGGGAGGAATTGATCCGGAAGAGCATCTGCAACAAAGTATGCCACTGATGCACCTTGATGATCTTCTGAAACAAAACGAACTCAAAGAGGATGCTAATTCCCGCCAGGCTCTGGCTTATGTCATCCATCTGAAAAAAGAGAGTCTCGGCTTTTACGACAAACTGGCCAAGGGATGTACTGGGGCACCGATGGCGCCAATTTTCCAGCAACTGGCCAATGACGAGAGTCTTAATTTACAGAAACTTGAAGATCTCTATGAAACCCATTTTCTGACAGAAAACTGA
- a CDS encoding stress response translation initiation inhibitor YciH gives MNRWSDEDFRPVYSSETGRLCPQCGEPVKQCRCRTVTTAPSDGIVRVSFETKGRKGKGVTVIRGIPLVGAELKEYVKSLKKVCGSGGAIKTDAVEVQGDHCAQVMVQLQQQGWKVKVIGR, from the coding sequence ATGAATCGTTGGTCAGATGAGGACTTTCGACCGGTCTATAGCAGTGAGACAGGGCGTTTATGCCCCCAGTGTGGCGAACCGGTTAAACAATGCCGTTGTCGTACTGTGACAACGGCGCCCAGTGATGGCATTGTTCGCGTCAGCTTTGAAACCAAAGGCCGTAAAGGTAAAGGTGTTACCGTGATTCGCGGTATTCCACTCGTTGGGGCAGAGCTCAAAGAGTATGTAAAATCGTTGAAAAAAGTGTGTGGAAGCGGTGGGGCCATTAAAACGGATGCTGTTGAAGTCCAGGGTGACCATTGTGCGCAAGTGATGGTTCAGTTGCAGCAACAAGGCTGGAAGGTGAAGGTCATTGGCCGGTAA